The Tripterygium wilfordii isolate XIE 37 chromosome 23, ASM1340144v1, whole genome shotgun sequence genomic sequence ACTAGCATTCAGAAGACATGCGCATACTTCTCCACTTTAGTGTCATTCTTTGCAACAAATCGGGCAACAGTTTCCTCGACTGCCTGATAAACCAAGATATTCCATTAAGCCATAAAATAGAAAGAgcaattcaaacaaaaacaaaaggtaagGACTAACCAAATGAACACAATTAAACCAGCCAATTATTTGTTATCCAGACAATTGTCCATTGCATCAACCATAACTACCTCAAAAGTTTTCTTGTCTGCCCCATCCGAACCAATTTTCCCAAAGTCAATTTTGCTATCTTTTTGTCCTATGGGGCCTACAGTTGGAATTGCTGTTAGCAATTGATCCTGTCATCCTGATAACTCCAATAATTAATAAATGCgaccacacttaaaatatgttCGGCAGAGGTTGTCCATGTTATACTTTATTAGCCTAAATGTCCATTAATATCCCCCCTTGGTGCTATAATCAAATTTTTTGCTCCTAGAAAACAAGAAATGCCAAATGATTCATGCAAAGTATGGCAAGATGGCCAAATTTTACATTCTGTGACTGGTAAAAGCTACAAATACCATCCCGTTGGTTAAAGTATATTGATGAACATATACACAGTGTTAAGAAATATGAGCGAACCTGCTGTCCTGAAACACTATTATTGAAGCTCCCAGAATCATTTGCTgcaagaaaaggggaaaaaaagccTGGGGTTTAATCCCAATTCATGTCCCATTAGGTTGCTAGAATCACATATCAAAATGCCTAGAAGCAAGATTTACATAGTTTGGACGCATAAAACTCAGGCAACCACTCATACTACCCACATGAGGAAATTCTGCCACAGATTAAGTAAGAAAACTGTTCATTACgatttcttttgtatttttctatATTCTATCAGCGATCATTGCAGAAATTTCCAATGACGCTTCCTTGGATAGCAAAGCAATGCATATCTTTCCAATGACACTTCCATGGATAGGAAAGCAACTCAGAAGTTTCACCGACACTTCCATTGATAGAAAATTCATTAAAAGAAATTACTAGTGAAATATAAATTATTCATAAGAAGTGATGAAAAAACACAATTAACCActccagaaaaataaaaaaagaaatttatcaaaaatatagAGCACAATTCCACACAGTGCAAATTCACTAACTAAACTGCTCGTCACACTCAGAAACCCTAGCAAAACCAGACGACCTGAACTCAAGCCAAAAGAACAATGCAGAAACCcaagtgataaaaaaaaataatcagatCTAGTACGAACCTTCATTCTGTTCGTTCTCCGGGAACTCCTTCTCAAGAGCCCGATCGAGCATCCCAGCAAAGCTATCCTCCCTGGATCTCGATTCCGTCGTGTTTGAATCGGCAGTGCCATTAATCTCACTCGCCACCGAGTCAGCGCCCGATTGGTCGGCAGCGACGAGAGGGAAAGAGTgagtggagagagaaaggaaacaGAGAAGATAACGAAGGACGATCAGTGTGAGAGTTATTTTCATTGCAGAGGATTATAGCGGGAAAGAAAGATACGGCAACGGCGTACATTAGCCAGACGTCGTTGTATTGGATTACGCTCCACCGCCTTCCTCTCCCGTCGCCTAAAACGAGAGGGAAAGTTGTGTAGTTTGCTTACGAATGGAGGCTCTGAGTGAAAAGTACAAAACGGCCCCTATTGAGTTGCATTAAAGTCTGCAGTAGGTGGAGTTTGCACAGAAAGTCCAGTGCGAAGACGTTAAATACACTCACACATGCGTGGATGGTCGCAACCGCGACACTAGAGAGTCAATGGTCTAGGGAAAGGTCAAAACATTTGACGGCGATATTGATGATATGCCACATTGCCACCGAAGATCAACGGTAGAGATGTTGGACCCAGTACCCTTTAAAATCCCTGCTTGTTTGGTCCGATGGTTTGAGGACTAACGGGATACCCGTTCATTTAAGGTTCGAGTCAAAACATTCGTATTAATGTGTCGTGAACACTCGAATAGGTGTGGGTTAGTGGTCTGCTGGGTCTTGGGCCTCTAAGATCAATAAGTGACTTGCCCGAAGGTTCGATGGGGTAGCTGAACTCTTTCCTTGGGGTTTATAATATAGGGCTCGACCCAAAGAACCGGGTCTTATGGTGATTCCGAAtggttaaaaaaaagaacataccCTTTAAAGTAGATCTGACACTGTGAAGTATTATCAAAACCATGGTTTTCAATAAATTTAGTTTAGCAAGCTGAATCTAAGcttgaaaaaaagaaacataattcGGCTGAAATTAAGTAGTTGTCATTACTTAATAAGTTATTAGTGTCTtataggaaaacaaaaaaaaaaaaaagtgttgttaTTTAGTGTGTTATAAATAGAATGAATTGTTTGTCTTTAATTTATTGGATCTTGCAAAAGTTGCACGTTTTCTTTTGGTTATTAGGTTgtacatgtttttcacatgttGATTAGAAGGTCTCAATGGGTCTCTTTGGGAgtgttttatattttgatcaactgaggtgaggtgctgtcAGGTAAAATGTTGTGGTGCAGTGTGAGTTGAGTTCTACTGACAAACAACGTTTggtgtgtaaaaaaaaaaattgtggtgagGTACGTTTATGGAAGATCTCTAATTCGAATGAATAAAGCCTGTGCGATGAAAATTTGGTCATTCTTATTCAATCAAAGTCACTATAGGTTGCTTGTATATGTAGTCTAGTGTGTGGATGAACAAAAATACGGTGAGATGAGTTAgctaataaattattaaatttgttcaattttaattataaattataataaatgattttgtaatattagtttagttaattaataattattttatgatgattaattttaaaaaataaattattaattttgttaataGCAATAAAAATTCTATgagcatttttcatattttcctACAGAATTCCTTTTCAATTGTATTTATAATGACGAAATTAATTAGGTGCATGAGAAATTTCAACTCAATCGGAGTTGATTTGGTTGGCCACGTTCATGATTGAACTTAAGGTATCCTAGTAGGAACCTAAAATACGACATAAAGCTGGGGCATAAAACATTTTTGCACAAAATTCATAATTTCTCGCACATTGCTCAACCAACTAACCTTAAAATGATGAAATATAAGTCTCTGTAAAATTTCAACTCAATCGAAGTTGATTTGAATTAAAATCAGGAGTTGAACTCAAATCTAGGGTTAGCACAAACCATAATTTGGCAAACTTCATATTCTAGATGCACTTAATTTCATTCAATTCTTATTTGAGAATAAAGAATACATGTATATAAGGGTAtagttcaagtttcaagtcaatgAATTGGTAAAGATATGGTCGTTCAAAGTTCAATACCCTAAATGTGCAAATAAGGTCAATATACATTATACAATGCACAATTCCAGCACTCACCACATCACCTAATATGGTCATTTTTGCACACATGACACAACCCTAACACTTAGCATAGAATACATCATAATTCAACCAAATTCATCATAATTCAATGCATCATTAATTAGTACACAACGAATAAATCATCAAACTCAAACATGTTGGATTTATCCTTCcacaatttttttccttgtaagCTAAAAGTTTAATTGAATATTAATCTATCACAATATTATATAGTACTGAAAATTATAATGCATGCTTGTTTATTATCATTCATTTTTTCATGTTAATGTCTCATCAAAATCAGGTGTCAATTTACATAAAACATTAATATATTGACTCATCAAAACCATGCTTGAATTTTgtttgcacatatatatatatatatatatatatatatatatatatatatatatatatatatatatatgataatagaATACTAATTAAatattgaaatatatatgtaagtttGTACATAGTCGGTTGTCATACACACGTAGGATCAACTATTTTATAAGCGAAAAATATGTTAGTCCCAACAACTGGGATCTCAATGATCCCAATTGTTAGGACGTCGAGCACTACTGTTTTATAAGCAATCTTGATCCTTTTATTTCGCTTATTGACTGAATCCATGGCTTCTCAATTAGCTTATATATCTAACCATTAATGTAGGATCATATTGACTCAATCCATCCCCTCTTATTTCTGTTTTTGCTATAAATTTTGGTCTTTCTATCATATTCCTCAATCGTTCTTCCTCCTCTGAATTTCTTCCATTCTTTTGTTTGTTAGCTTCTCTTCGCTTTTGGTCTCACTTTTCGCAATTAAAAAGCTTAAACAAGCCCTTAATATAGACCGCTCTTCCGATCGAGCACATAAATACCTGGAGGGGCATGAGTTTACTAATGGCGTCAATGTGCTACGGGGATCGTATTTAAAATTCTATTGGAATGGATGGTCTTGGGAAGAAACAATTCATCGCATGATAGAATGAGCTGAAATCGTACCTTTCCATTCTGAAGGGATGCTCTGGAAGGAGGGGAGCTAATATTTGAatcttcaatgaattctatcaatgATGAGAAGATCGGCTATGGTCCTGCAGGATACAATTGATTCAGACAGTACCAAACGTAGACAAGGATGCCATGGTCGTGCGTGATGTAATTGATTCAGACAATATCAAACGTAGACAAGGATTCCAACATACCAGACATCCGGGGAGCTAAAGCTGAAATGGGATTGTTTGGCGGATTGATAAACCCCCCTCCATTGTAAGCCAACATCACTCCAAACAATCATCTCAACTCAACTTGTTTGTCAGTCTGTCAGTATTCACATCATCACACAAGCTGGATCTTGTGCATAAATTTAGTAACAGAGCTTAACACAATAACAAATCATATGAGTAGTCAATCCTTAACAGCAGAAATTGATTTTAGATATGTGTAGATTCGattcttatatcaaatttcaaaaacagagTAAAAATTTGTTCTTGCCAATGCGTCTACTGCTATATATATTACCTTATAGTACTAATCTTTTCCTAATCAAAATACAAAGAGAGGAGTAGATATGGAGATTTCCTGATAGATTTCAATGAACTCAATGGTGAGAACAGTAGCAAAACAATTGTACTTCTGCACCAAGCTTGTGAACAATGAAGCTTCTTTCAGGTAAAGATCATATGATATTATTACCCCCAAAGAAAGAATCATGTAACTCCAAAGTAAACTGAATATGTCAATAATGATATAGCTTGATGTATGCAGGTTGACAATAATGAAATTGACAAAAAGTTGATGGAGAAGGTGAAACAATTGGTAAATTCACAATAAGCGAAATTTGAAGGAATGCTTCTATAATTCAGACATGCCTAAGATACTGCAGAACAGAGAAAATACATCTGATATGGACTGGGAAAGCAGCTTTTTGTTCAGCATTGGCCAACGTCCAATGTTGACGAAATCAATGACCTCCCAGACGATTTTGGGTGAGTCAAATAAAATTCAGCACTTATTGAGTTATGAATACTATTAATAGGTTTTGCTGTAATCCCTTCAAGTTGTAATTAATTGGGAATGTTTGCATTCATGCAGAAAAACAATGGATGAGTACATCAATCAACTGATTAAGCTGGCCACCAAGCTCATGAGTGAAAATTCGGGTTTTAAAACAGATTATATAAAGGAATCCTTCAAGGGCAACACAGGTCCTTCTGTGGGAACAAAAGTTGCAAAGTACCCTGAATTGCCCCAGCCAGAGCTTGTGAGGGGACAAAGAGAGCGTACAGAAACTGGTGGGACCATACCTTTGCTCCAGGATGACCAAGTCCCAGGCCAGGAATTCTTAAAAGATGGAAAATGGGTAGAGATCCTCCATCTTAGAACAACACTTTTTTTGTAAACACAGGTGACCAAGTGGGAGTTTTGACCAATGGAAGGTACAAAAGTGCTTTGCGCCGTGTGATGATTAACAAGATAGGAAGCAGACTCTCCATTGCTACTTTCTACAATCCTGCTAGTGAAGCAATTATCTCTCCGGCCCCCAAACTCCTGTATCCCAATCACTTTCGTTTGCAAGATTACCAGAAGCTTTATGCCACCACAAAGTTTTCAGACAAGGGCCTCAGATTTGAATCCATGAAGATGGCCAATGTTCATCTCGCTACCTAAAGGAAAATAAGATTAGCGTATTACTCACTCAAGGCTTTCCTATAGCTTTGTACTTGTCCCCAATTCATAAAAATCATGTTGTCTTTCACAATCAGGTGAAACAACATGAAAGAGGTACTTGTTTCTTTTTCACCATCcattaaaatattagaaatcATGTGTCTTTCAACTACTTTTGCCGTTCCCTCACTTTCATACTTTTGCATGGAGGAAAGCCATTGGATTGCAAATGCAATCCCAAAACAAATGAAACCAAAGAATAAAGCAGCCGAACTATTCACCAGAATTCATCAAAATAGAGGGAATTAAGCATTTATTTGCAGCATATTCCTAACTAAGACCTAAAATGCTTGTAATTTTTACAGACAACTGATCCTCAATGCAAAGCCTCCACCTTAAGCTACTTGGGGTTGACCGCTTGAAATTATTTCTCTACCAGCTCATTCAAGGGCTATACGATCTACAAAGGAATTATTTAAGATCTTCCTCCAGAAAGATGAGAGCATAATCatggttaaaacttaaaaatgaTAGGCAACatacacaaaaatgcaaaaataaaATGGGTTATGATCAATGATCATCATCAAACAGTGAACTGGgaacaaattcaaacaaaatatatggaATAATCtggttataaaaaaatattgaatgaaatttagaGATACCAAcaagaacagaaaataattcaaaaatgCATTGAATTGACAGCTATAAACTAGCCAACTTTGATAAGATGGATTTGGTCACAAGAGTATTGGTGTGTTCAACTGCTTCAATTAATATCAGTTTGTGAGGTTTCAATGATGGAGCAAAATTTGTAATCAAACATAGCACGAAGTTTCCAAATTTCAGGGACCTAGAAAATCTTTCTGCAAATTCACAAGCCCAGTAAACAAGTTGATCAACGGAATCCTGAGTTAAGTGGACATTATAATTCAAGATGTTGTGGAACAAGTCAAACAACGATTCTGTCCATACCAGTTCATGGGATATAAGACATTCGTGGCAAGGTAGACATCTGAATCTCCTCTCAGATTCTGGTCCACATAGTAGCTTTTGGATGAAAGCAGCAACTTGAGCTGGGTGCAAGCAATCTCTCACAATCTTCGCGATTAAATCAGATATAGGATTGTTGAGACCCTCCTTTCGCATTATTAGTGGAAACATTAGAGCATATACAGCGGCTCTTTGGTGAAGCTTGCAGTACTCTATTGTGGCAGTCACTAGTATGCGAGAAGCTGGTTCTTCCAGAACTAACAACTTGGGAAGGACAAGTGAGCATAGAACCAGGCTTGGCCAACCGAGCTCTTCCTCAGTACCATCCAAAAGATGAGACATCAGGACTGAAGTAGTCTCATCATCGGCTTTCCAAGGCTCAATCAGACCTAAAACCCCAATAGTATTTGCTTCCTTCTCTAAGCAAAGTTGACGCATCTCATTCGCTAGAATTACAGTTTTATAACTgaattcaaaattcataaccTGGTCTCTCAAACTAGCCGCAATTGTTTGAATTTCAGGTGCTATTTCAACATTTGTGGCAGGTTCAATCTCAATTCTTTCCACTGGTTCCTCAAAATCACCCTCGCCATTCTCTCCAACTTGAGTCCATAATTGTTGATTAGTTACACAGGGACCAACCGATGTTATTGAATTCAACTCATCTGGGGAAACAGGTAGCCAAGGTAGAACCGTCTCGTTGTCACACGCAGCATCCTTAAGCCAACCCGGTAACGACTCGAACTCCTCATTCAATCCCTCTCCCCCAGAATCTAAACTCAAACTCGATATCCACTCGAAACCTGGTTCAGACACCGCATCAAGCAGGTTGCGTGCAACTTTCTTGACCCAAAAATCAACCCTCCCTTCCTCCCTCAACATGTCCCTTGCTAACCTAATCAAGTCCCGCGCGCAAAATCTCTGACGCTCAAAGGCAAGAAACG encodes the following:
- the LOC119993087 gene encoding uncharacterized protein LOC119993087 isoform X1, with translation MEAWVPLFDIFMNSPTPEIDASNWLKQSFIASYASSSVTTAPITTASFLKPVVKPFDAITNPPSSTHTTKRVMFIQTLPDMVQSRILSFLAFERQRFCARDLIRLARDMLREEGRVDFWVKKVARNLLDAVSEPGFEWISSLSLDSGGEGLNEEFESLPGWLKDAACDNETVLPWLPVSPDELNSITSVGPCVTNQQLWTQVGENGEGDFEEPVERIEIEPATNVEIAPEIQTIAASLRDQVMNFEFSYKTVILANEMRQLCLEKEANTIGVLGLIEPWKADDETTSVLMSHLLDGTEEELGWPSLVLCSLVLPKLLVLEEPASRILVTATIEYCKLHQRAAVYALMFPLIMRKEGLNNPISDLIAKIVRDCLHPAQVAAFIQKLLCGPESERRFRCLPCHECLISHELVWTESLFDLFHNILNYNVHLTQDSVDQLVYWACEFAERFSRSLKFGNFVLCLITNFAPSLKPHKLILIEAVEHTNTLVTKSILSKLASL
- the LOC119993087 gene encoding uncharacterized protein LOC119993087 isoform X2; protein product: MEAWVPLFDIFMNSPTPEIDASNWLKQSFIASYASSSVTTAPITTASFLKPVVKPFDAITNPPSSTHTTKRVMFIQTLPDMVQSRILSFLAFERQRFCARDLIRLARDMLREEGRVDFWVKKVARNLLDAVSEPGFEWISSLSLDSGGEGLNEEFESLPGWLKDAACDNETVLPWLPVSPDELNSITSVGPCVTNQQLWTQVGENGEGDFEEPVERIEIEPATNVEIAPEIQTIAASLRDQVMNFEFSYKTVILANEMRQLCLEKEANTIGVLGLIEPWKADDETTSVLMSHLLDGTEEELGWPSLVLCSLVLPKLLVLEEPASRILVTATIEYCKLHQRAAVYALMFPLIMRKEGLNNPISDLIAKIVRDCLHPAQVAAFIQKLLCGPESERRFRCLPCHECLISHELIV